The Desulfovibrio piger DNA segment CCGCACCGGTCGATGACACGCCCCCCGAAACGGCCCCGCACCCCTATCGTTCCCGTTTCAGCCCCGCCGCCCTGCGGGACTTCTTCCTGGGCCGCATCACCTTCAGGGAAGAAGCCCGGCAGGCCTTGCAGGAACGCCAGGCCACCCTGGCCCGTTTCACGGGCGAGGCCCGGGACACCCTGCAAGCGGCCCTGGAAGCCGTGGACGCCGTGCTGCAGGACAGGCTGACGGCTGATGCGGACAGTTTTGCCCACGTCCAGCATCAGGTGGACGAAAAGATGCGCCGGGCCATCCACTGCGCCCTGGACGATGTCTGCGGGCTGGCCCTGCGCCATCTGGATACGCCGGAGAGCCTGGGGCAGGAAGGGCAGGACTTCCGCCGCATCGACGCGGACTTCGTCCGGCAGGAGCTGGCCGCCCTCGAACGCGGCGACCGGCCCGCGAGCGGGGACAGCACCCCGGCGGACACGGTTCGCCCCGATGCGGACCCGTTCCGGCAGGGCATCCGGCAGGCACGCCGGCAGATACGGGACATCTCCCGCCTGTACGGCCAGCTGACGGAAGGTCTGGGCGAACTGGCGCAGCGGGACAGCCGCTGCCGGGCCTGCCTGCTGCTGCACGAGCTGGCCGAAAGCGACCTGCCCCCGGACATGGACCGTCAGGAATGGGGCCGGGCCTGCGACACGCTCATCGAGGCCCTGCGCTCTCCCGCCACGGATGCCTGGGCCGTCAGGGACGCTCTGTCCGTCATCGACCGGAGGACAGGAGATGCCCGGATGCCGGAAGACGTGCGCCGACGCTTCCAGGAAGGGCGGGCCGATCTGCTGCGCCACCTCGAACCGGCCATGGACCGCCCCGTCTTCCAGCTTGCCGGGACCGACCAGGCCGAGAGCCGCCTGGATGCCCTTGAGCAGGCGCGCGCCCTGCATCAGGTGGTGGGCCACGCGGGAGCGCTGTTGCAGCGCGCCCGGCTGCCGCAGGCGGACAGCATCATCTCCCAGGGGCTCCAGATCAGCCGTCTGGCCCTGCGCCTGCGTACCAACGGCCCGCGCGAGCCGGAACACCGGCAGCAGGCCATCACGGAACTGCGCACGTCCGTCGCCCGTTTCATGGCCAACCTGACCCTGGCCCGGATGCAGACGGAGAACCCCACCGTACACAGCGCCCAGCCCGAAGCGCGCGGACTGGATACCGACGGCGCCCGGGAGGGCCTCGACCTGATCCGGCAGAGCGTGGAACGCATCCTTGGCGGTCTGCAGGATCAGGAAGGCGGCGTGGTGGCACGCGCGGCCCTGCAGGACGGCCTGAGGCTGCTGGAAAAGGGCAGGGACGCGGCCGTGGCCTGCGGCAGGCTCCTCGACAACGCCATCCGCAAGGAGACCGGCGTGGCGGAACAGCTGGCCGTCTGCCTGGAATCCGGCCGCGACGATGCCGCCACGGCCCTGCACGGCCTGCTGGAAGGCAGCCGCTGGACCAAGGGCAAGCACGGCGAGGCAAAGGCGGCCATCAATGCCTTTCTGGCAGCCCTGCGCCCCGTGCAGGAAAGCCGGGGGCAAAGCCGGCTGCTGCGCTTCCTCGCCAACCGCCTGTCCGGTGCCTTCACCCCGCACGATGTCTACATGGGCTTCGACGGCAGCATCCACATGCTCATCAATACGGACAGGCAGGGCCTTGGCGGCAGCCGGAAGCTCCAGGGCACCCGCTGGATCACCCTGCCGCCGCCGGACCAGCTCCGGCCGGGCGTCTCCACCGGCGTGCACCGCCTGGACCAGCTGCTGGACGCCGGGGACAACCGCACCACCTTCTACCCGCAGCTCCACCAGCTGCTGACGCGCTATTTCTCCGGCATCCCCTATGATCTCAGCCTTCCCGGAGACGGGCAGTAATCACGTGAAACAGTCCCGGGGGAAGACTTCCTCCCCCGGGCTTCCGCAACAGTTGCGGCTACGGCCCCCTGCTTCAGCAAAAGCCCCTCCACAGGGGCTTTTGCTTTTCAGGAGCGGGACAGGCCCCCTCGGAGAAAGTGCATTTGGAGGGGGATGGAGGGCTTGGGGGGAGGCAACTCCTTTGGGCACTGGTCAAAGGGGGGACTTTCCCCCAAAAAACGAACGCCCCGTGCATGGCACGGGGCGTTCCCATTGGCGTACTGCCCAAAAACATCATGACCGCTACTTGGCGGAAGGCTCCACATCATCCACGGGCACGATGCTGTCCACATCATATTCCAGCAGCGAGGTCTGGCCCAGCAGCAGGGCGCGTTCCTTTTCCACGGTCTTGCGGAAGCGGTCCATGGAGGCCTTGCGCACGCTCTCGCCGCGCGGGTTGATGGCCTTGGCCGGATTGACGAACTTGCCGTTCTGCCGCAGGCGGAAATCCAGATGCGGCCCGGAAGAAAGGCCCGTGCTGCCCACGAAGCCGATGACCTGGCCCTGGCGCACGCGCTGACCGTTGCGCAGGCCGCGGGCATAGCCGGACAGATGGGAATACATGGATTCCAGCCCGGCCGAATGCTTGATGATGACCTGGTTGCCGTAGCCTCCGGCCCAGCTGCGCCGGGTGACCACGCCGTCACCCACGGCCTTGACCGGCGTACCGGTGGGCGCGCCGTAGTCCACGCCCAGATGCGGACGGCTGTAGCCGAGGATGGGATGCTTGCGGTTGTGCGAGAAGCGGGACGTCACGCGGGTGAAGGCCAGCGGCGCCTGCAACAGGGTCTTGCGCAGGTTCTCGCCCTTGGCGTTGTAATGCTGCGGCCGGTTCTTGCCGTCGCGGAACAGATAGGCCTCGTAGGTGGTGCCCGTGTTGGTGAAATGGGCGGCCAGCACGCGGCCATAGCCCTTGTATTCGCCGTCGCGGTAGCGTTTTTCCACCAGCACCTTGAAACTGTCGCCGGGTTGCAGGTCGCGGATGAAGTTGATCTCCGAGCCGAACAGACTGCCCAGGGTCAGGGCCAGCTGCGGGCTTTCGCCGATGTCGGCCACGGCCTGGAAGAGATTGTCGTCGATGGTGGCTTCCACCTGGGCGAGGGTGGTCACATATTCGATGGGCTCCACGCGGGCCACGGGCTCTTCCGCTCCTTCCACCACCAGACGGCGGCTGGCGTCGATCTCGTACTCGAATCGCTTGAGCTGGCCGGAAGCGGGGTCAACCACAATGGTGTAGGGCTGGCCGGTACGGAAGGCCCGCATGGAAAAGACCTGCCGGGCGGCGCTCACATAAGGATGGGATCCGGAAGAGGTGTTGCCCTCGATGATCTTGCTGACGGTATCGCCCTTTTCCACCGTGCCGTGCACCACGGCCTCGCCGTTGATGATCTCGGCCCCTTCGGGCAGGGGCACCGCGGGCTGGGCATCCTGGTCCGTCTCTGCCTCTGCGGCAGTGGCAGCAGTTTCGGGAGCGGCAGGGGCTTTTTCCTGCCCGGCGTCTTCCGTCCCGGTCGCGGGGGCCGTTGCCTCCCCGTCGCGGGCCGGGGCCTCGGCGGCCTGTTCCGTCACGGCCTGGCCGGGAGCCGTATCTGTATCCTCTGAGCTCCAGGGCAGGTGGGCTATGCCCAGCTGTCCGGCCAGCAGGCCAAGGAGGATCACGAGGACGAAAAAGACTGCAAGTCCTGTTTTCTTCATGCGGTACACTCCAAACAGTATGGCATATAGCCTGCGCGCCCGTCAGTTGTCCAGCAAGATGCCCGCCGTCCCCTCCGGACGGGGAACACGGCGCGCACCATGCCCTTCCTGAGGGGTGTTCCTTGTGTCAACATGTGCGTAAATATCATAACATACTGAAAATAAAGATAATAATAAAAACATCCCCTCTTGATTTTCTTGCGCCTGCCGTATAGATGTTGCTCACGCAACAAACAATCATCATCGCAGCAGCGTCACAGGACGCTTTCGTGGGGTTTTCCGTGTCTTTGCATCTTTCCTACAAAAAATGGCTGTTCTTCGTCCTTTCCTCAGCCTATCTGGTGGTCTTCATCCAGAACGTGGCCATCACCGTGGTCACCCCCGACGTCATGCAGGACCTCGGGCTCTCCTCCGGTGACATGGGCCTGCTGGGTTCCGTCTACCTGTATGCCTATGCCCTTACCCAGGTCTTTTCCGGCATCCTCTCCACCCGTTTCGGCCCGCGCCGCCTGCTGAGCTGCCAGTTCTTGGTGGCGGCCCTGGGCGGCTTCCTTTTCGCCACGGCCCACAGTCTGCCCATGGCCGTGGCCGGGCGTCTGCTCAACGGTCTGGGCATGGCCGGGGTCATGTCCTCTTCCTTCACCCTGTTCAGCCGCTGGTTCGCGCCCGAGACCTTCTCCCGGCTCTGCACCCTGTTCTTCATCGCGGGCGGCATGGGCGGCCTGCTGGCCACAACCCCGCTTTCCCTGGCCAACCACTGGGTGGGCTGGCGGCTGGTCTTCCTTGCGCTTTCCGTGCTGACCTGTTCCCTGACCGTCATCATCTATACCGTGGTGCGGGACTGGCCGCCCCATCTGGCGGCCACCTGCAGCGGCATCCGTCTGGCCGACGTGCTGCGTGACGTGGCCGCCATGGCCAAGCAGTCCGACTTCTGGAAGATGGTCGTCTGGTACCTGACCCTGCCGTCGCAGTATTTCGTGTTCCACGGGCTCTGGGGCGCTGTCTACATGGGCGGGACCTTCGGCCTTTCGCCCAGCCTCATCGGCAATATCCTGGCCATGGGCGCCGTGGGCTTCATCGCCGGGACGCCGCTTTTGACCTGGATCAGCGAAAAGCGCCTCAAGTCCCGGCGCAAGGCCATGGTCCTGGCCAGCCTGCTGGCCTGCGTCTCCGGCGCGGCCCTGAGCCTGGGCAGCGCCGGCCTGAGCGTGCCCCTGCTGTTCGTGGTCTCCCTGGGCCTGGGCATCGCGGCCAACGGCCCCTGCCCCGTAGGCTATGCCACCGGCCGGGAACGCTTCGGCAACCGCATGGTGGGCAGCCTGAGCGGCATCCTGGCCTCCTCGGTGTTCGTGGGCGGGGCCCTGCTCCAGCTGATCTCCGGGGCGCTGCTTTCCTTTGCCCAGCAGGCGGGCCTTTCCCAGCCCTGGACATGGGCCTTTGCCCCGCTGGCTCTCCTGGCTGCCGTCAGTGCCCTGGCCGCCTGGCTCCTGCCTGAGACGTTCGTTGATAAAAAATAATAAAAACAATATGTTAATAGAGATACGCACAAAAGTGTCATAAGTGACACAGTTAAGGATCCGGCCCCCGGCAGTCCGTACAGGCAGGCTGCTGGGGGCTTTTGTTTTGCGCTGCCGTATCCCCCCACACAGAAAAAGGCAAAAAGGCTCACCGTCCAAATGCAAGCCTTCCTGACCCATCCGCCGCGCCTGAGAACGAGACGCGGACTTGTTTAGCGGACGTTTTTATGCTATAAAAACATCTTTGCGACGACCGGAAGAAGGTCCCGGATCGCAAGGGGCCGCTCATGACAAATGCACATGTTTCCCTTCAGGATTTTCGCCACCGCCTGCGCCGGCATCTGCTCGGCGGCATCCCCGGTGGCCCGGATGGCGGAGGAGCGCCCTGGCTGGATGGTCTGGTCATGGAATACCTCCCGTCCGGCAATGTGTTGCGGATCACCTTTCCCCATATCTACTTCGCCCGCTGGTTCGCGCCGCACAAAACGGATTTTTCGGCAGCCGTGAAGGCCGCCTGGCCGGACGCCGACGCCCCCCGGCTGGAATATGTCCTGCCCGGGCGGTGCCTGCCCCGGGGCCCGGCGCCGCAAGTGGCCCCGGCCCGCATCCCGGACGCCCTCTTTTTCCATGCCGACGGCAGCAGGGACAAGATGCCGCTGCCGGGCGGCGCCCGCAATGCCTTCCCCCTGGCCATGGCCAGGGCCGTCGCCCTGCGGGAGCCCGGGCACAGCCCCTTCCTGCTCCACGGCGAAAAAGGCACGGGCAAGAGCCATCTGCTGCAGCACATGGCCGCGTCCCTCGCCCGGCAGGGCCTGCGCGTCATCCTGGCCCCGGCGGCCCGTTTTTTTCAGCACTGTCCTCTGGAGGAACAGACGGCCCCCCTGTTCTGGCAACAGGCCGAGGCCCTGTTCCTGGACGATATCCAGACCCTGGGCGGACAGCCCCGTTCCCAGCGCCTGCTGGCGGCCCTGCTGGCGCATCGCCCCGAAAAGGCCCCGGTGGTCCTCGCCCTGGAGGGCGGCCCCGATGCCCTCGGAGCGTGGGAACCCAGCCCCGCCGCCAGCGTCCGGCAACTGTTCTCCGCCGAACTGACCCCGCCGGACATGGAAGCCCGCATGCGTTACCTGCAGCAATGCTGCCGGGAGAACGCCCTGGACCTGCCCCGCGAACATCTGCGCCTCATGGCGCGGCGCGCGGCCCATTTCCACGGCCTGCGTTCTCTGCTGCTCCGGGTCAAGTCCGCCTGGGAAGATGATGCCGCCCGGCATCCCAGCCTGGACGATCTGGAACGTCTGGCCCGTACGGGACCGGTGCAGGCCTGCCATGCCGGCCACGAACAGATCCTGGCCGAGGCCGCACGCTGCTGCGATGCCGCCCCCGCCGACATCACGGGCACGGGACGCCACGCGCGGCTGGTCATGGCCCGGCAGGCCGCCATGTACGTCTGCCGTCGCCATCTGGGCCTCTCCTATCCCGAACTGGGCCGGGCCTTTGGCGGACGCGACCACAGTACCGTCATCCATGCGGTTAAAAAGATTGGAAAAATGCTGGAAAGTAACAAAGATGTGCAACACCTTGTCGCCAGACTGGAGAAATGCGCACATCAGGAACAGCCGGACAGCTCCCCCACGGACGAAGTGTTCGGGGCGTAGACGGGCAGTGCTTAAAGGGATAGTAAAAATTTCAAGTAAAAACAGCCTGTTGCATATGTTCCGCACAAAAGCACAGGCATCAATTATTACAAGGATTCTTTTATGAAACTTTCTGTTAATAAAGAACAGATCATCGAAGGCCTGCAGAAAGCGGCAGCCATCATCCCTGCCAAAGCAGGAGCCGCCTACCTGCGTTCCATCTGGTTGAAGGCCGAGAAGGGCAGCCTGTCCATCATGGCTACGGACGCCAATATCGAATTCACCGGCCGTTATCCTGCCGAAGTGAAGCAGCCCGGCCTCATCGGTGTGCAGGGCCGCGCTTTCGTGGATCTGGTGCGCCAGCTGCCTGCGGGCGTGCTCCAGCTCACGCTGGACGAGAGCACCGGCAACCTGCTGCTGGAACAGGGCCGCCGCACGTACAAGCTGCCTGTGAGCGGGGCCGAGTGGTTCCAGAACTTTTCCGAATTCCCGGCCGAGTCCCCGGTGACCTGGTCGGGCGACTTCCTGCAGGACGTGCTGGATCGTGTGGTCTTCTGCATCAGCGACGACGACGCCACCGACGCCATCACCTGCCTGTACATGAAGCCTTGCGGCAACGGCCGTATCGACGTCTGCGGCCTCAACGGCCACCAGTTCGCCCTGGTCTCCTTCACCCATGACGATCTGGCCGCCCGTCTGCCCGAAGAGGGCGTGCTCATCCAGAAGAAGTACCTGCAGGACATGAAGAAGTGGCTGGGCGTGGACGAGATCGAGCTCAACATCACCGACAAGCGCCTGTACCTGCGTACCCTGGACGGTGCCGAGAGCCTGTCCGTGCCGCGTGCCGGTCATGACTATCCCGACTACACGGTGTTCATGAGCCGTCTGGAAGGCGACGGCGTGAGCCTGCTCACCGTCAACCGCAAGGAAGCCATCGAGGCCCTGGGCCGCATCCAGATCTTCAACACCGACAGCGACCGCTGCGCCTATCTCGACCTGGGCGACAACGAAGTGCGCCTCTCCGCCCAGGGGCAGGACACCGGTTCGGCCAACGAGAGCCTGGAAGTGACCTACCGCGGCGACATCAGCCGCATCGCCTTCCCCACCCGCAACCTCATGGACGTGCTGGGCCACTTCAGTTCGCCCAGCGTGGACATGATCCTGACCGGCGCCGAGGGCCCCTGCGGCATCCGCGGTTCCGAAGACAACGAGTACACGGTCATCATCATGCCCATGAAGATTTCCGAATCCACCTATTATAGCGAGGAAGATGTTTAATGGCTCCTGACATGGCCTCCAGCTACGACGCCTCATCCATTACCATTCTCGAAGGGTTGTCCGCGGTGCGCAAGCGCCCGGCCATGTACATCGGTTCCACCGACGTGCGCGGCCTGCACCATCTGGTGTACGAAGTGGTGGACAACTCCATCGACGAGGCCATGGCCGGCTTCTGCACCCGCATCACCGTCATCCTGCACGCCGACAACAGCGTCACCGTGCGCGACGACGGCCGCGGCATCCCCGTGGACATCCATCCCAAGGAAGGCGTGCCCGCGGTGCAGGTGGTCATGACCAAACTGCACGCCGGCGGCAAGTTCGACAACAACAGCTACAAGGTCTCCGGCGGCCTGCACGGCGTGGGCGTGTCCTGCGTCAACGCCCTGTCCGAGTGGCTGACGGTCACGGTGCGCCGTGACGGCAAGCGCTACCGCCAGCACTATTCCCGCGGCGTGCCGCAGGACCAGCTGACGGTCATCGGCGAGGCCGACGGCCACGGCACCACGGTGCGCTTCCAGCCCGACGAGCAGATCTTCGAGGTGCTGGAATTCTCCTACGACACCCTCAAGAAGCGTTTCGAGGAGCTGGCCTACCTCAACAAGGGCCTGTACATCGAGTGCATCGACGAGCGCACCAGCGAGACCCACGTCTTCCACGCCGAGGGCGGCATCCGCCAGTTCGTGAGCGACCTCAACTCCGGCCAGCAGGGCATCCACCCCATCATCATGGCCGAAGGCGTGGTGGACAATGTGGCCATCGACTTTGCCCTCCAGTACAACGCCGGCTACAAGGAGACCATCCTCACCTTCGCCAACAACATCCATACCAAGGAAGGCGGCACGCATCTGGTGGGCTTCCGTACGGCGCTCACCCGCGCCATCAACGGCTATGTGAAGAACCAGCCCGACCTGACCAAGAAGTTCAAGGGCACGGCCCTGTCGGGCGACGACGTGCGCGAGGGCCTTACGGCCGTCATCAGCGTCAAGCTGCCCCAGCCCCAGTTCGAAGGCCAGACCAAGACCAAGCTCGGCAACAGCGAAGTGGCCGGCATGGTGGCCGGCATGGTCTATGACAGGCTCACGGTCTACTTTGAGGAGAACCCCAAGGACATCCGCCTGATCATCGACAAGGCCGTGGACGCCGCCCGCGCCCGCGACGCCGCCCGCCGCGCCAAGGAACTGGTGCGCCGCAAGGGCGCGCTCTCGGACAATTCCCTGCCCGGCAAGCTGGCCGACTGCCAGAGCAAGGACCCCGCGGAATCCGAACTGTTCATCGTGGAAGGTGACTCCGCAGGCGGCTCCGCCAAGCAGGGCCGCAACCCGCGCAACCAGGCCATCCTGCCCCTGCGCGGCAAGATCCTGAACACCGAGCGCACCCGCTTCGACAAGATGCTGGCCAACAAGGAAGTGAAGGCCCTCATCACGGCCATGGGCGCGGGCATCGGCGAAGAGGACACCGACCTCGACAAGCTGCGCTACCACAAGATCATCATCATGACGGACGCCGACGTGGACGGCGCCCACATCCGCACCCTGCTGCTGACCTTCTTCTTCCGGCAGTATCAGGAGATGGTGGAGAAGGGCTACGTCTACATCGCGCAGCCGCCCCTGTACCGTGTGCACAACGCGCGCATGGAAAAGTTCATCAAGGACGACGCCGAGCTCAACGAGTTCCTGCTCAACCGCGTGAGCGAGGACGTGACCGTGGTGGCCGCCAACGGGCGGGAATACACGGGCAGCGACCTGATCCGCCTCATGGAGACCATCGAGAAGATCGAGCTGCGCGTGGCCGATGCCGAGAGCACCGGCATGCCGCGTCCCCTGTTCCTGGCCCTGGCCACCTATCCCCGCGCCGTGGACCGCGAGCTGCTGGAAGCCCGCGATGCCGACTTCCTGGCCTGGCTGGAGAAGCACGAATACGCCCTGAGCCTGGAACGGGAACACAGCGAGGACGAGGACGAAGGCCGCGTGTTCGCCGTGTTCGAGAACACGGGCAGCCACCACACCCGCCGGGGCATGGAGTTCTTTGCCTCCCGCCTGTACCGGCAGACCTGGCAGCTGTTCAACGACCTGCGCGAGCAGTGCGGCGAGCTGAGCTTCAGCCTGCGCCGCAAGGACAGCAGCAGCCAGG contains these protein-coding regions:
- a CDS encoding M23 family metallopeptidase; this translates as MKKTGLAVFFVLVILLGLLAGQLGIAHLPWSSEDTDTAPGQAVTEQAAEAPARDGEATAPATGTEDAGQEKAPAAPETAATAAEAETDQDAQPAVPLPEGAEIINGEAVVHGTVEKGDTVSKIIEGNTSSGSHPYVSAARQVFSMRAFRTGQPYTIVVDPASGQLKRFEYEIDASRRLVVEGAEEPVARVEPIEYVTTLAQVEATIDDNLFQAVADIGESPQLALTLGSLFGSEINFIRDLQPGDSFKVLVEKRYRDGEYKGYGRVLAAHFTNTGTTYEAYLFRDGKNRPQHYNAKGENLRKTLLQAPLAFTRVTSRFSHNRKHPILGYSRPHLGVDYGAPTGTPVKAVGDGVVTRRSWAGGYGNQVIIKHSAGLESMYSHLSGYARGLRNGQRVRQGQVIGFVGSTGLSSGPHLDFRLRQNGKFVNPAKAINPRGESVRKASMDRFRKTVEKERALLLGQTSLLEYDVDSIVPVDDVEPSAK
- the dnaN gene encoding DNA polymerase III subunit beta, encoding MKLSVNKEQIIEGLQKAAAIIPAKAGAAYLRSIWLKAEKGSLSIMATDANIEFTGRYPAEVKQPGLIGVQGRAFVDLVRQLPAGVLQLTLDESTGNLLLEQGRRTYKLPVSGAEWFQNFSEFPAESPVTWSGDFLQDVLDRVVFCISDDDATDAITCLYMKPCGNGRIDVCGLNGHQFALVSFTHDDLAARLPEEGVLIQKKYLQDMKKWLGVDEIELNITDKRLYLRTLDGAESLSVPRAGHDYPDYTVFMSRLEGDGVSLLTVNRKEAIEALGRIQIFNTDSDRCAYLDLGDNEVRLSAQGQDTGSANESLEVTYRGDISRIAFPTRNLMDVLGHFSSPSVDMILTGAEGPCGIRGSEDNEYTVIIMPMKISESTYYSEEDV
- a CDS encoding MFS transporter → MSLHLSYKKWLFFVLSSAYLVVFIQNVAITVVTPDVMQDLGLSSGDMGLLGSVYLYAYALTQVFSGILSTRFGPRRLLSCQFLVAALGGFLFATAHSLPMAVAGRLLNGLGMAGVMSSSFTLFSRWFAPETFSRLCTLFFIAGGMGGLLATTPLSLANHWVGWRLVFLALSVLTCSLTVIIYTVVRDWPPHLAATCSGIRLADVLRDVAAMAKQSDFWKMVVWYLTLPSQYFVFHGLWGAVYMGGTFGLSPSLIGNILAMGAVGFIAGTPLLTWISEKRLKSRRKAMVLASLLACVSGAALSLGSAGLSVPLLFVVSLGLGIAANGPCPVGYATGRERFGNRMVGSLSGILASSVFVGGALLQLISGALLSFAQQAGLSQPWTWAFAPLALLAAVSALAAWLLPETFVDKK
- the gyrB gene encoding DNA topoisomerase (ATP-hydrolyzing) subunit B, with amino-acid sequence MAPDMASSYDASSITILEGLSAVRKRPAMYIGSTDVRGLHHLVYEVVDNSIDEAMAGFCTRITVILHADNSVTVRDDGRGIPVDIHPKEGVPAVQVVMTKLHAGGKFDNNSYKVSGGLHGVGVSCVNALSEWLTVTVRRDGKRYRQHYSRGVPQDQLTVIGEADGHGTTVRFQPDEQIFEVLEFSYDTLKKRFEELAYLNKGLYIECIDERTSETHVFHAEGGIRQFVSDLNSGQQGIHPIIMAEGVVDNVAIDFALQYNAGYKETILTFANNIHTKEGGTHLVGFRTALTRAINGYVKNQPDLTKKFKGTALSGDDVREGLTAVISVKLPQPQFEGQTKTKLGNSEVAGMVAGMVYDRLTVYFEENPKDIRLIIDKAVDAARARDAARRAKELVRRKGALSDNSLPGKLADCQSKDPAESELFIVEGDSAGGSAKQGRNPRNQAILPLRGKILNTERTRFDKMLANKEVKALITAMGAGIGEEDTDLDKLRYHKIIIMTDADVDGAHIRTLLLTFFFRQYQEMVEKGYVYIAQPPLYRVHNARMEKFIKDDAELNEFLLNRVSEDVTVVAANGREYTGSDLIRLMETIEKIELRVADAESTGMPRPLFLALATYPRAVDRELLEARDADFLAWLEKHEYALSLEREHSEDEDEGRVFAVFENTGSHHTRRGMEFFASRLYRQTWQLFNDLREQCGELSFSLRRKDSSSQAGDVFDLMQMTLDEARKGINIQRYKGLGEMNPEQLWVTTMNPENRVLLQVSVEDANEASDAFEELMGDRVEPRREFIERNALSVQDLDI
- a CDS encoding DnaA/Hda family protein is translated as MTNAHVSLQDFRHRLRRHLLGGIPGGPDGGGAPWLDGLVMEYLPSGNVLRITFPHIYFARWFAPHKTDFSAAVKAAWPDADAPRLEYVLPGRCLPRGPAPQVAPARIPDALFFHADGSRDKMPLPGGARNAFPLAMARAVALREPGHSPFLLHGEKGTGKSHLLQHMAASLARQGLRVILAPAARFFQHCPLEEQTAPLFWQQAEALFLDDIQTLGGQPRSQRLLAALLAHRPEKAPVVLALEGGPDALGAWEPSPAASVRQLFSAELTPPDMEARMRYLQQCCRENALDLPREHLRLMARRAAHFHGLRSLLLRVKSAWEDDAARHPSLDDLERLARTGPVQACHAGHEQILAEAARCCDAAPADITGTGRHARLVMARQAAMYVCRRHLGLSYPELGRAFGGRDHSTVIHAVKKIGKMLESNKDVQHLVARLEKCAHQEQPDSSPTDEVFGA